TCAACATCCACACATGCGACATTTGAAAGGGCCCAATGCCAGCCACGAAAGGTAGAACACCGGCAGTTTCCAATGGCTCGCGAAAATCCTGTATGCGATAAGGCCGCCCGGCAATATCGCAGTGAAGGAAAACCGTAGTCTTCATTGCGTCTCCCGTAGGCAGCGTAGGTAAAACTAAGCGATAGCTCACTGGTGGGCGTCGCTCACTGAAACCTCGGCCAGGCATGACCGATAACGAAGCGCGCTCAGAGCTTCCTATCACACGTCAGTACGCTGCGGAGGCCGGAAGCGGAATAGACCGCTCGGCCACGCTACCTATGCGCTGATAGCCGATTTTCCGCTCCATGCCGTTGGCGGACTGCCGTCGGATTACATAAAGCAGGACGTTGCACATTACGTGACTGAACGAGATAGGGAAGACCAaggacaaaaggaaaaaaattctggcagcggtgggattcgaacccacgcccccgAAGAGACTGGTGCCTTAAACcagcgccttagaccgctcggccacgCTACCGATGCGCTGGCTGCTGATTTTCCGCTCCATGCCGTTGGTCCACTGAAGTCAGATTATATGGAGCAGGATGTTGAACAGCATGTGACTGAACGAGATAGGGAAGCCAAGgacaaaagtaaaaaaattctGGCAgtggtgggattcgaacccacgcccccgAAGAGACTGGTGCCTTAAACcagcgccttagaccgctcggccacgctactttttttttctttattgccggtctcCGACAGTGCGCAGTAACACATGATGGTACacagaaatagaaacaaaaataaGGCAGACAAAAATGCCGCAGCAGTCAGCTTTGTACTGACGTTGTCATATTAAAATTCTTTCAGCGCTGTCAAGGCTTCTACTCTCGGCAGCCACTGCGGTACAGGCTCAAGCTACTTCTGCACTTCAACAAATCTCGCTATACTCTCGCGAAAATACATCCGTGCGGGCCTTGCATCCGGATCACAATGGAAACCGGCCATGCGGGAGCGCCATACAGAGTGGAGTCCGGCCAACATTATGAGGTCGAATGGAATTCCGTCTTCATTGTTTATTGCTAGGTATCTAATGCCGTGTGGGTCCAGTGGAAAATCTTTTTTGACCGTTCGCTGCAGAACATCCCAAAAGTACACACCTTTCCAGCAATGCAGAAAAACATGATCTATAGTTTTGGGCTGTTTGCATATCATACAGTCAGCTCCCCACGGTAAGAAAAAGCCCCGTTGCTCTAGGAATTTCTTTACTGGCAGTGTTTCAGTGTGTAGCTTGAAGAAAAAGGATTTCATTCCAGGCGTCACCTGCAttctctttaccctttttaaaacattctGACCGGGTTCTCTACTATGCAAGGCTCTGTACAATGGTTCCGGAAAAACGCTGTCACACACATCTTTGTACAGTGTTGTTATTTTCACTGAAGAAAGATAATCAATCGAAAAACGCGCCGACAAGAATCGTACACTAGTCACGACCTCCTTGAAAAAACATGAAATGGATCCATGCATCACATTTGTGCCAACAACAAAACTAGGCAACGCACCTCTTAATCTGACTTGGCACACTGTGCGTAAAAAAGAATCGCTCGTGTCACGAAAAAACAAACCTATTAACGAGCTGTCGCACAAAGAGATGCGACAGGCTAAGACCGCCGTCTTTCACCCTTCTGAACAAGTTCGTTGGACTACACCTTTCCCATTGCGATGCCCATATAAAGGTGGCGAACACTTTGTGTAGCCTTTGCACATTCAGCCGCGAGCAGTGCAGTACCTGCATCAAATACCACAACTTacttacaaaaaaaagattgcacaCTGTGGCCCTGGCGAAGAAAGAAAGGGGAACCCCCTTCCACCTGTCTGCTTTTtctcgcgtttcgtgcagctggCTTAGCCAGAGGTCGTCATTGTTTTTGTAGCATTCCAGAGGGACACCTAGGTACTTCGCTGGGGTGTTCACCCACGTCACGCCAGCAAATGTGTCTGGGGTTGTCGGCCATTCTCcatgccagaatcccaggcatttACCCCAGTTAATTAAACTGCCCGTGAGATCCCGGAAACACTTCACTACTTCAACCGTTGCTGTAATCCTTCCTTGGTCGATGCAGCATACGGCGACATCATCGGCATATGCTAAGAGGTTTACTTCAGAAGCTTGCAGTTGAAACCCGCGAATCGAATCATTCTGAATAATAGCCAAGCACAGTGTTTCAATGTAAAGACAAAATAAAAGTGGACTGAGTGGGCAACCCTGGCGTACAGAACGCTGCACGGcaatgggggcccccagactcttGTTTATGATAAGCTGCGTGGTGCAATTCCTGCACGCCATGGCCACTCCATCTTTGATAATCAAACCGAGATTAATATGATCGAGAATAGCGGACAAAATAACATGTGGGACACAGCCAAAGGCCTCCTCTAGGTCGAGCTGCAGCACAGCGACACAAGCTTTCATGATGTCACAGCACTCAAGCACGCACCGCATCTTATGTATGTTAGTCACTATAGACCTGCCCCtgattccacatgtctggtggcaGCCTACTAGGTCTTTAATctctgtttggagtcttctcgcTAAAACTTTCATATGTCACCAGTCTAAGTTTTTCTGCGGCATCAGTCTTAGGTATAAGAACAGTGTGTGATGTACTATAAGACTGTAGTAAAACTTTCATGTGGTACGCCTCATTGAACACTaccgtgagcactgcagccagctTTTCTTTGAAAAACTTATAAAACGAAGCGGATAAGCCATCGGGCCCAGGCGACTTTCCGTCTTTTAAGTTTTCAATTGCTAGGCACACTTCACTTTCACTTATTGGTCGCTCCAAGAATTCTCTTATCTCATCGTCCAGTCGCGGCATATGGCCAAGAAATGTCTTTTTAAATCCGTCCAAGTCGGCATGATGAAACGCAAATAGCGCCTGATAATGCTCAGAAAACTGGCGCCGAATGCCCTCGTTATCATTCACCACGACGCCATTCCGCTCTATCTCGGCTATGTGGTTTCGTCGGGCGTTTGTCTTTTCAATCCCTAAAGCCCGCTTCGTAGGTACCTCGCCTGCTTTCAGTGAATTCGTTCGTGCACGCACCAGCGCACCGAGATAGCACTCTTCTTCGATCAACTGCAGTTTCTGCTTTAGATTCCTGATATCATCTTTGAAAATGCCGGGCGTTTTGCACTCCTCTGCTATCAGTTTCTCCAATGTTGTGCGCAGCTCGGTTTCCTTCATTTATTCTTGGAAACGAATCGCACTGGCCCTGTCAATTGCTGTGACTTTAATCTGATGCTTGCATAGTTCCCACTGCTGACCCAGATTAAGGCTGGTGTTTGGTTTTATTCTGTTAATTTCTTCTAATGCTTTTGTTACAAATTGTTCATCGCCAAGTAGCATAGAGTTCATTTTCCACATGTCCCATACAAAGTGTTTCAGTTGTTTCTTTTGTTCCTATTGCGCATTTAACGAGGCAGTGATCAGTAAAACATATTGGTACAACATCGTAGCTACGGCACATCGGGATCATATCCAGAGCAACGTATATGCGATCCAGGCGTGCGTGGCTAGAACCCTGGAAATGAGTGTACTTTACCGCGCATGCGCTCTGtaggcattcagccacatctgCTAATTCCGCTTCAGCAACGACCTCAGCTAATAAGTCCGTACTCCTGTCTCGAAAAGCTGTGCGGCTGGTTTTGTCCGCAGAACTCAGTACGCAGTTAAAGTCCCCCATAATAATGAGGCGTTTCTCAGGCATCATGTACTGCCTAACATAAGCAAAAAAATTGTCTTTCCTCCAATGTGTTCGGTGCGTACACACAAATCACTCAATATTCCGCGTTACACAAAAGAAAATCACACACTATTAATCTCCCAGACGGGCATGACATGATGCTTTGAACAGTAAGACCGGGCAACTTTTTCAAAAAGAGTACACATCCTGCTGGCAGTCCTACAGCGTGGCTAACTACGGCGTAGTACGTTGCTGTGAAACGCTGCACCATGCTCCCAGTCTCCCCCTCTCCCTCGACTTCGGTCTCCTGGACGGCGAGAATGTCAATGTCATTTTCTGTTACCAGCCGATACAACTGACTTTGTTTTCGTTTCTGTCCTAAACCTCTGACATTCAACGTAGCTACACAGAGGGCTGGTTCAGGAGCCAGTTCGGTTCGCAGTAGGAGGGAGGCCCGGAGCATGGTGCTCACCTTTAGCATCTAGCGTACCGCTAGACGCCCCCGGGGCCGTCCGGTTGTCTGTTCTCGCTTCTCGACGGCGGTGGCTTGTCGGCAGGCTTTCTTTCCGCGTTGACGTTTGGCCGTGGCTTGAAGGTAGCCCACCGTCCTTGCACCGCTTTCACTGGCGGCTCGTCAACGCTGCTTGCGAGTTCCTGGTCGTCGTGGTCTCCGGACACTTCGTGGGGGCGTTTCGTTGCAGTCCCAGTACCCGTTGTAACGGAAGCGTCACTGGCTGGCGGTTCCTGGCCCTTAGACGATAGAGACGGCAATGCATGAGTACTCGCTCCGCTTTTGTCGACACTCTGCTGCACCAGTGGTGGACCAGGCGACGGTTCACTCGGACTTTCCGCGCTTGTGTCCTGCGGTTCACCAGCGAGGGCTGCCTGCTCTGCCACAGCGGTAGGCAGCGGCTCGCCAGTTCCCTTCGCCGCGTCCTCCGCCTCGGTCGCGTCCATTAAGTGCTCGGCTACATCCCTTTCCCCCGGGCCCATTGCTGAGGCATACGTGCGGACGCACTGGAAGTCCTCGTGTCCGAAACGCCGGAAGTTCGAGCAGCGCGGCACCTTGCACTCTCTCCGGACGTGGCCAGTGCCGtgacagcgcaagcactgcatcggaCCACCGGGTGCCACGACTAAGGCCAGTTCTCCTCCCACCCGTATTTGATGCGGCAAATCTTCAACTGTCATGCCCTTCTTGAGCTTCAGGACGACCGTCCTCGTCATGGAACCCTTGTCGCTCTTACCTTGCGCACGCCACCGCTGTCTGCTAACGTCCATGACAGTCCCAAACGCCGCTAGTGCGCTCCGCACATCCTCGTCGGCCACGCCGTGCGGCAGCCAGTGAAGCCTGAGCCTCACCTGATGATCCTGCGGGTCGATGATGACACAGCGACGATTCTTCACCTTCAGTTCCTTAAAGGCCAGCAGCCGCCTTGTAGCCTCCGCGCCGTTCAGGGTGACTGCCCACACGTGGTTGACCTGGTAGGCTCCCAGGGCCACCACGTCCGGCAGCAAACCGGTAGGCACGAGAGTATCCCTAAAATCTTCGACCCGgtagggcctcgctcgcacgtcgCCGTGCAAAAACACGGTGTTCAAAACGATGCTTCCTGTTGGCAGTTGGGGCAGTATCAGCTGATAATCCGTGTCGTCGCTATCGgtgatcctgtttccgcggccagcaagggccgcagtcgccgctccgccggagctcatgattctgcgtccgtcacgctcggtggccggaagtagaatgccGCTCGGCCACGCTACCGATGCGCTGGCTGCTGATTTTACGCTCCATGCCGTTGGTCCACTGAAGTCAGATTATATGGAGCAGGACGTTGAACAGCATGTGACTGAACGAGATAGGGAAGCCAAGGACAAAAGTAAAAAAttctggcagcggtgggattcgaacccacgcccccgAAGAGACTGGTGCCTTAAACcagcgccttagaccgctcggccacgCTACCGACGCGCTGGCTGCTGATTTTCCGCTCCATGCCGTTGGTCAACTGAAGTCAGATTATATAGCAACGCTTAACATAAGAGGGCTAGCCGCAAAGCGGTGGCAGTATCAATTAAATCGCCTTCTACTAGAAAATGACATCGACATTGCGGCTATACAAGAGACAAAAGTAGAATCTGAAGAGCAAACTGACCGCATGTTGTTACCTTTTCGATCCCGCTATGACATCTGTGTGAGTCATGCCGTCGGCACTTCTGGGGGTGTATTGCTTTTGATGCGAAACTCAATTGGTATTGTTGTAGAGTGTGTAAAAGTAGACGCAAGTGGTCGTCTTATTGTTagcgattttttctttgctcagaTGAAATGGCGAGTGATCTGTATATATGCCCCGAACAAGCAACAAGAGCGCACAGTTTTCTTTGAGGAACTTGTGCCCCATGTCAGTGCAGAGCGAAATTTTGTTTTACTCGGTGACTTTAATTGTGTTTGTATGCCTGAAGATAGGGCAAGGAGGCAACCTTTGCGCGACCGCAGCGCTCTTTACTTGAACACGTTGATCACAGAGCAAAAGTTCGAAGATGTAGGTTTGCTGCTATCGAATTCTAGTCTGCCGGAGTACACTCATTTCCAGCGCGATTCTCACTCTAGACTTGATAGCGCTTACATATCCGTCGCCCTCGTGCCACTGTGTACCCATTACATGGTGAAACATGTATCATTCAGTGACCATAGCCTGGTTATGTTTACATTAGGTACCAAACAAAGGAATTCGCGCTTTAACTGGCATCTTTGGAAGATGAATAACAATCTTCTCGAAGACGAGACCTTCGTTAGCAAGACACAAGATAGTATACGAGAAGTACTGATAAGTGGGGCTAATAGTTTTGTTTGCGCGTGGGAGTGCTTCAAAGAAAACGTTAAGATGAGCGCAATCGAACACAGTACTGCgaaacaacacaaaagaaaacaggctGAGAAGCAATTACAATGCCAGCTGGATTTGTTACTCAGTCAAGAATGTGCGCAGCCGGGACTGCGCAGTACAGAAATCAGAGATGTTCGTAGGCAGCTGGAAGTGCTAGACAATGATAAGTACAAGGGAGCAGTTGTACGGGCACGGGCAGAAAAGCTTTGGGTTAGTGAAATGCCAACGAAGCGGGCACTTGCGGATGAAAAGAGCTACGCATCGAAAAATGATATCCAAGAGATAAGGCTCGAAAATGCAGTCACGCGAGACAAGGAAATGATTAAAAGAGCCTTTGTCGAACACTACAGCAAATTATTTGGGTGCAGAAACAAACTTGCAGAGGGTTTTGAAAGCACGCTTTTTGTCGCTCATGCCAAAActcaacgaagaaaggaaatcaTTTCTAGAAGATCCAGTTACAATCGAAGAAATTGAAAATGCCATAGATGATCTTAGTCCGGGCAAGACGCCTGGTCCAGACGGTTTGAACGTAACTTTCTATAAGCGGTTTCGAGAAGAAGTGGCAGAGGCATTACACGCTGTTTTAATGgaggcgtacgaaaagaaagtGCTGCCACCGTCTTTCCGGCGAGCGCATATAGTACTAATTCCTAAAAGTAATGATCGCGAGAAGCAGCAATTGGTTTCGTCTTTCAGACCTATAACTTTAACGAATGTGGATTATAAAATCTATATGAAGGTGCTAGCAAGGAGATTGCAAACTGTCATCAAAGATGTTGTGGAACCACACCAGACTTGTGGCATCAAAGGAAGGTCAAtaaccactaacattcacattatGAGGAGCAATTTAGAGTGTTGTGACGTTTTCTCAATGCGCGCAGCTGTGTTACAGGTTGATCTTGaaaaagctttcgatcgcgtcCATCACGACACACTTTTCAGCATATTGGAATATGTAAGCTTGGGCTCAGTGATTTCGGATGGTGTGAGAATGGCATACAAGGGGTGTTTCGCCAATATTGTAGTCAACAAAGAACTCACCGCTAGTATCGAAATCCATTCCTCTGTCAGGCAAGGGTGCCCCTTATCCCCCTTGCTATTTGGCATCTATCTGGAGCCGTTTTGCTTGAAAGTACTGTACAATGAAAGGGTTAGAGGCTTCCAGTTAATGTCAACAGAAGTGAAGGTGCTTTcgtatgctgatgatattgctaTTATTTGCAAGGACAAAGAAAGTGTCAAGGAGGCCCTGAACGATGTCATAGCATACTGCAGATGTACCGGCAGTGTTATAAACTGGAACAAATGCCTGGGTTTCTGGCAGGGGGAGTGGGAAGACTCTCCTTCCTTATTTCAAAATGTTCAGTGGTCAGACGTGCCTACAAAGTATCTAGGCGTACCAATTCAGCACTACAAGGACACGACACAGTATTGGCGAGAACAAACTGAGCATGTGCGTTCGAAAACAACTAAATGGGGTGGCAGGGATTTTTACATTTTTGCTCGCGCAACAGTGTGTAACCTTTTCCTTGTCGCGAAAGTATGGTACGTGCTGCAGGCGATGTTCATGACAAGAATGTGTGTTCAGAAGCGGCACAGAGTGTTAGCTGTGTATCGACCGGATTGTCGACTGGTTTGTACGCAAGGGTTTCATCGACGAGGTGTGCAGGGGTATTTGCGTAAAGTGGTTGGAGCCTTTCAAATATTGAAAGTGCGATTCTCGATGCAGTACCTTAGTGGCGTAAAACGTAGGCGGCTCTATGCGCACCTGTCAAATTTGATGTTACCAGTGCCAATTTATCGCATACTGAATGGTGATGGTCAGGGTGGTGATGTTCTTAAAAGAGTGAAGAAGATGGCCGTGCGGCCATCGGTGAAAGCTTTCTTTTTCCACTTACACAGTGGCACACTGCCCGTGACGCCATGGTTGGAAGATAAGGGGATATATGTCCCATGGGGCACAAACTGTTTAATATGCCGCAAGCCAGAAACTGTAGACCATATATTCTTGGACTGTTGGGATGCAGTCTTTCTTTGGGACATCCTGCAAAGTACGCTAAAGAAAGACCTTCCAATAACACCGTATGGCATCCGTTTTTTGCCAGTTGATAACGAAGACGGTGCACAGTATGATTTGTTCATGCTATTGGTACTGCATGGTGTATGGaagatgatgcgtcgtcggcaaaccttggcttgaccacgtgatcacaacgtcacctcaccggcgggctataaaaggggctgcctgaataaatcgtttcttcttgttgtgtcattcctgcgtgatgctatattgcagtggcgacgagatagcgcgccggcgctaggcgaacttacgtgcgcaagaatgagtgccgggcggccaccggaattcacggatgcagaaggtacgtggcctacgtatcgtgttcggctggaggcttacttcgaagcccatagcatcgcggaaccaacgaagaagcgagcgctgctcatagcttcgctcacagacagtgcggtgcgagtggtgcaggggcggtgtcatccaaaacaagtgaatgagctgagttaccaagaagtcgtccagcatttggaagaccactatgctccgcaagttaacgagatcgctgcaagttatgctttcttcaggcgctcgcaaaaagacggggagtctgcccaggacttcattgcggaaattaggcggctagcggagaagtgcaacttcggaacgtcactggagcgcatgttacgggacagaattgtgtgcggtgtgcaagatgaagacgtccggcgacacttactgactcaacggaagcttacactagaagaggcggaagactttgttgtctcggcacagaaagcctcccagaacgccaaaagcatgcactcttcagagccaggagaggtacattttgcccgtcaaaagagtcgttcatcgaagccgcgcccaaggctggagaagtgcgatacatgtggcaggtgtggtggcgagtcgcacaccgaggcggaatgcaaacaccttcacgcggtgtgctaccggtgcggcaaacgaggacatctgcgccgaatgtgccagtccagcacaagtttccttcggcacgcatcgcacccgggaggccaacgacgccagggctcctacgcaatggcagcagcaggggacacgagctcggacgacagcgaagccctgtacactattgcagcggttctccaccaagaagccagcatccgcaaggttcggccaatttacaaggacattaattggaataacgtccctcttactatgctggtggacacaggatcacccgtgagtgtcatctccgtagcgacgttccggaagtacgaggcgctgtggccgccgttgcgcaaatcacagcttaagctatcctgcctcttgggcgaacttccagttgtcggaaagctcagtatgacggctacatgcgacgggaaaggcattccgggtacggtcgtagtggtcgacagcgtcggaccatctttgtgcggcagagacacaatcaaggcattcaacgaggctggggtggcaatgctgtcgcgtgtggtcgcgagtgtgcaaccagtcgagataaaagctgacagcacggaactgcaagagctgctcaacgaatatgctgacgtgtttgctccaggactcggcgtatgcaagggaccaccggtcacattgcagctgaaagagaatgcgtgtccaaagttttttaaggcccgtacggttccctacgctttgagggacaagatgtctgaagcgctggaccaactggttgcgcaagatgtcctggcgcctgtgaaaaccgccgaatgggcaacaccagtggtacccgttttaaagggtgatgggtctctccgagtgtgcggagactttcgtatgacagtgaatgcagccacagtgatggaacagtacccgttgcctcgagtggacgacatttttgctaagctgaatgtcggagaagtatttacgacgttggacttacgccaaacctacaaccagctacctttagacgcggatgccaaaaagatagcagtgctgaacactcagaaaggcctcttctgtttcaaccgattaccttttggcataagttctgctccagctatattccagaggcggatggacgcgctgctgggcgatattccaggagttcaggtgtacctggatgatattatcatcgctgaaaaaaaggacgatgtatcaaggctgaagagggtgctgcaacgcctgcgggagtactgtctccgactacacaaggataagtgcaaattccggcaagacgaagtcacttttctcggccatcggatcgacgctaagggtctgcgaccaaaggacgataacatc
The Amblyomma americanum isolate KBUSLIRL-KWMA chromosome 3, ASM5285725v1, whole genome shotgun sequence genome window above contains:
- the LOC144123830 gene encoding uncharacterized protein LOC144123830; this translates as MRGPTAWSVKSAASASVAWPSGILLPATERDGRRIMSSGGAATAALAGRGNRITDSDDTDYQLILPQLPTGSIVLNTVFLHGDVRARPYRVEDFRDTLVPTGLLPDVVALGAYQVNHVWAVTLNGAEATRRLLAFKELKVKNRRCVIIDPQDHQVRLRLHWLPHGVADEDVRSALAAFGTVMDVSRQRWRAQGKSDKGSMTRTVVLKLKKGMTVEDLPHQIRVGGELALVVAPGGPMQCLRCHGTGHVRRECKVPRCSNFRRFGHEDFQCVRTYASAMGPGERDVAEHLMDATEAEDAAKGTGEPLPTAVAEQAALAGEPQDTSAESPSEPSPGPPLVQQSVDKSGASTHALPSLSSKGQEPPASDASVTTGTGTATKRPHEVSGDHDDQELASSVDEPPVKAVQGRWATFKPRPNVNAERKPADKPPPSRSENRQPDGPGGV